In the genome of Kluyveromyces marxianus DMKU3-1042 DNA, complete genome, chromosome 1, one region contains:
- the CTS1 gene encoding chitinase: MFPLRFVLFAILQLIFVSAFDANSKQNVAVYWGQASAGSQESLGTYCQSDNVDIVLLSFLYSFPDNLAVNFASACTDTFEDGLLHCSSIAADIKTCQDKGKKVLLSMGGAIGSYGFTDDKQAEDFATTLWNTFGEGSADGVERPFDSAVVDGFDFDIENNNPKGYAALATKLRTLFSKGTKDYYISAAPQCFYPDASVGDALANADIDFAFIQFYNNYCNVDKQFNWDTWTDFAQNTSPNKDIKLYLGLPGSATGAGSGYISDLGLVESTVKKISESPNFGGIMLWDASQGFTNTVDGKPYVEQMKDILNKDAVSNSAAPSSASQATSSTSTSSSSSSSSSSTTTTSTSTSVSSSTAAPTTTTASSSSSSSSFSSTLTLTSAITTTLSKSTLSVSTTTSNTKTSETKPETKTLQPTTPTTTSISTPAPTSSSVSTTKATTTLQPTTTQQPTTTQQPTTTQQPTTTQPSQTAQPSGSWAENRAKELNQQFSEGKMNGKDTCFDGEISCDSVGKIAICNYGEWVHTECAAGTTCFAYSDDSVVSISCNFSYLKADWTL, encoded by the coding sequence ATGTTTCCATTAcgctttgttttgtttgctATTTTGCAACTTATCTTTGTTTCCGCATTCGATGCTAATTCGAAGCAAAATGTTGCCGTCTACTGGGGTCAAGCTTCCGCTGGTTCGCAAGAGTCCCTAGGCACTTACTGTCAATCCGATAACGTCGATATCGTTCTATTGTCCTTCCTTTATTCTTTCCCAGACAACTTGGCTGTGAACTTTGCTTCTGCTTGCACTGATACATTTGAAGATGGTTTGTTGCATTGCTCCTCTATTGCCGCTGATATCAAGACCTGCCAAGACAAGGGTAAGAAAGTCCTTCTATCCATGGGTGGTGCCATCGGTTCTTATGGATTTACCGATGATAAACAGGCCGAAGACTTTGCTACTACCCTTTGGAACACTTTTGGTGAAGGCTCTGCTGATGGCGTTGAGAGACCTTTCGACTCTGCAGTGGTCGATGGGTTCGATTTCGATATCGAAAACAACAATCCAAAGGGTTACGCTGCTTTGGCCACCAAATTGAGAACTTTGTTCTCTAAGGGTACTAAGGATTACTACATTTCTGCTGCTCCTCAATGTTTCTATCCTGATGCCTCTGTTGGTGATGCCTTGGCTAATGCTGACATTGACTTTGCtttcattcaattttaCAACAACTACTGCAATGTTGACAAGCAGTTTAACTGGGATACTTGGACTGACTTTGCTCAAAACACTTCTCCAAACAAAGACATTAAGCTATACCTTGGATTACCAGGTTCCGCCACTGGTGCTGGATCCGGTTACATTTCTGATCTAGGTTTAGTGGAATCTACAGTTAAGAAGATCAGTGAAAGCCCTAATTTCGGTGGTATCATGCTATGGGATGCTTCTCAAGGATTCACAAATACCGTTGATGGTAAACCATATGTTGAACAAATGAAGGacattttgaacaaagatGCTGTCTCTAACTCTGCTGCACCATCTTCTGCATCGCAAGCAACCTCTTCCACTTccacctcttcttcttcttcttcttcttcttcttctactactaccacttCTACTTCCACTTCTGTTTCGTCCTCCACTGCTGCCcctactactactactgcatcttcttcttcctcttctagCTCATTCTCATCAACCTTAACCTTGACATCAGCTATAACGACTACCTTGAGCAAAAGCACTCTAAGTGTTTCCACTACCACCTCTAACACTAAAACATCAGAAACAAAGCCTGAAACGAAGACCTTGCAACCAACTACTCCTACTACAacttcaatttcaacacCTGCTccaacatcatcatctgttTCGACTACAAAGGCAACCACAACACTACAACCAACCACTACTCAACAACCAACTACTACTCAACAACCAACTACTACTCAACAACCAACCACTACTCAACCTTCTCAAACTGCCCAACCTTCTGGTTCCTGGGCTGAAAACAGGGCTAAGGAATTGAATCAACAATTCTCTGAAGGTAAGATGAATGGAAAAGATACCTGTTTCGATGGGGAAATTTCATGTGACTCTGTTGGCAAGATTGCAATCTGCAATTACGGAGAGTGGGTTCATACAGAATGTGCTGCTGGAACAACATGTTTTGCATATAGTGATGATTCAGTTGTCTCTATATCCTGTAACTTCAGCTATTTGAAGGCTGATTGGACATTATAA